In Bythopirellula goksoeyrii, a single window of DNA contains:
- a CDS encoding threonine aldolase family protein: MKGVLPPRIDLLSDTLTRPTPEMRAAMAVAEVGDDVFGEDPSVNRLEGHISGMLGKEAALFMPSGTMSNLIGLLVHCGKGDEFLCEAGCHIFNNEQAGYAQVGGIGVRPILGERGALRVDQLQEMVRPENDHLPRTRLICLEQTHNRAAGSVLPYEVVAEVCDWANQQGLARHLDGARLFNAVVASGISAADWAQHFDTVSVCFSKGLGAPVGSALCGPAEKIKLARRIRKMLGGGMRQIGGLAAAAVYALEHHIDRLAEDHTKARVLADAIRNASGLTLQCDPVDTNIVIFEVAAEKGTSEEFCASLLKRGVRLYPISRQKVRAVTHLDVTMSECEEVAEMLADS; encoded by the coding sequence ATGAAAGGTGTGTTGCCCCCTCGTATCGACCTCTTGAGCGATACGCTGACTCGCCCTACCCCCGAAATGCGGGCCGCCATGGCTGTGGCAGAGGTAGGAGACGATGTCTTCGGCGAGGACCCCTCGGTAAATCGCCTGGAAGGGCATATTTCTGGCATGCTGGGCAAAGAAGCCGCCCTTTTCATGCCATCCGGCACGATGAGCAATCTCATCGGTTTGTTGGTGCATTGTGGCAAAGGGGATGAATTTCTTTGCGAAGCTGGATGTCATATTTTTAACAACGAGCAGGCCGGGTATGCCCAAGTGGGCGGAATTGGTGTGCGGCCGATTTTGGGCGAACGAGGTGCGCTTAGGGTCGATCAGCTGCAAGAGATGGTTCGCCCAGAAAACGATCATTTACCCAGAACACGCTTGATTTGCCTGGAGCAGACCCACAATCGTGCCGCGGGGAGTGTCTTGCCTTACGAAGTGGTCGCGGAGGTCTGTGATTGGGCCAATCAACAGGGGCTGGCTCGCCACTTGGATGGTGCGCGCTTATTTAATGCTGTGGTTGCCAGCGGGATCTCTGCGGCTGATTGGGCTCAGCATTTCGACACCGTGAGCGTCTGTTTCAGCAAAGGCCTCGGCGCACCTGTCGGGTCGGCCTTGTGCGGACCGGCGGAGAAGATCAAATTGGCCCGCCGCATTCGCAAGATGCTCGGAGGCGGGATGCGGCAAATTGGGGGCTTGGCAGCAGCGGCAGTCTATGCACTCGAACACCATATCGACCGCCTGGCAGAAGACCACACAAAGGCACGAGTCCTCGCCGATGCGATCCGCAATGCCTCGGGGCTCACACTTCAATGCGATCCTGTGGATACGAACATCGTTATCTTTGAAGTTGCCGCTGAGAAGGGTACGTCTGAAGAATTTTGCGCCTCGCTCCTGAAACGCGGGGTACGGCTCTATCCCATCAGTCGCCAGAAGGTTCGGGCGGTGACACATTTGGATGTGACGATGAGCGAGTGTGAAGAGGTGGCGGAGATGCTTGCAGATAGCTGA
- the hisD gene encoding histidinol dehydrogenase — protein MPVDIRRIDTREPGAAAELVNLRSKLSIDGDVVSDAGRKKTLEVFGKPLTPNQTVERICSDVRENGLSAVLDYTQKLDGKEITAETLRVSPEELAAAHAAADPKFLDTIHSIRQGILSFQLSILHRDMRIDLEEGGYLRQRYLPLKRVGICVPGGAAAYPSTVLMTAVPAQAAGVEELVVVAPPTPFGSYNDDLLATCHELGITEVYRVGGAQAVAAMAYGVEGLPAVDKIVGPGNLFVALAKKHVYGTVDIDSIAGPSEVVVIADDTTPTDFVALDLIAQAEHAPGSSILLTWSEALLDRVQEAISHQLSKLERCEVARQSLEEFGALVLVRDREEAVELANQLATEHLHITCDDAEEMVGSIRYAGAIFVGQYSPVALGDYAAGPSHVLPTGATARFASGLSSNSFLRSGSVIYFDQAGLESLAEDVLFMANKEGLTAHGAGVAIRRPPQLD, from the coding sequence ATGCCAGTAGACATCCGACGTATCGATACTCGAGAGCCAGGGGCCGCTGCTGAGCTTGTCAACCTGCGAAGCAAGCTCTCGATCGATGGCGATGTGGTAAGCGATGCTGGTCGCAAGAAGACGCTCGAAGTGTTCGGCAAACCACTGACACCGAATCAGACGGTGGAACGGATTTGCAGCGATGTCAGAGAAAATGGGCTTTCGGCTGTCCTCGACTATACACAGAAGCTTGATGGCAAAGAGATCACAGCTGAAACATTGCGGGTATCGCCAGAAGAATTGGCCGCGGCCCACGCTGCTGCGGATCCCAAGTTCCTGGATACTATTCACTCGATTCGCCAGGGGATCTTGAGTTTTCAGCTCTCTATCTTGCATCGCGATATGCGGATCGATCTGGAAGAAGGAGGCTATCTCCGGCAGCGCTACTTACCCTTGAAGCGCGTGGGTATCTGTGTCCCAGGAGGGGCAGCTGCTTATCCCTCAACGGTCTTAATGACCGCCGTTCCCGCCCAGGCGGCAGGGGTTGAAGAACTCGTCGTTGTCGCACCGCCAACACCTTTTGGATCATATAATGACGATTTACTGGCCACTTGTCACGAACTCGGGATTACTGAAGTCTACCGAGTCGGTGGTGCCCAGGCCGTAGCTGCGATGGCCTATGGAGTGGAAGGACTTCCCGCGGTCGACAAAATCGTCGGACCGGGCAATCTGTTTGTCGCCCTCGCCAAGAAACATGTCTACGGCACGGTCGATATCGATTCGATCGCCGGCCCGAGCGAAGTGGTCGTAATCGCCGACGACACGACCCCTACCGACTTTGTGGCTCTCGATCTGATCGCACAAGCCGAACATGCCCCCGGTTCGAGCATTCTGCTTACCTGGAGCGAAGCACTACTCGATCGGGTTCAAGAAGCTATTTCCCATCAACTCAGCAAACTCGAACGATGTGAAGTGGCTCGCCAATCGCTCGAAGAGTTTGGTGCTCTGGTGTTGGTACGCGACCGTGAAGAAGCCGTTGAGCTAGCCAATCAGCTTGCGACAGAGCATCTTCACATCACTTGTGATGATGCCGAGGAAATGGTTGGATCGATCCGCTACGCGGGGGCTATTTTTGTCGGACAATATAGCCCCGTGGCACTCGGAGACTATGCTGCCGGACCGTCGCATGTGTTGCCAACCGGGGCGACCGCCCGATTTGCCAGTGGCCTCAGCTCCAACAGTTTCCTGAGGTCGGGCAGCGTGATTTATTTTGATCAGGCGGGACTGGAGTCTCTGGCCGAAGATGTGTTATTTATGGCGAACAAAGAAGGCCTCACCGCGCATGGTGCCGGCGTCGCCATCCGCCGCCCGCCTCAATTGGATTAA
- a CDS encoding Crp/Fnr family transcriptional regulator has translation MPHESLDGLKIFQDFTEEERREILTLTQPVEVNKGEQIITQGHHKQNLWFILEGRCQITRRTESGCQLNLAELEPFTHFGEMSFFHPAPHSADVVALTDMKLLRLTREAFDKLAATGCGSALKLVVNCVRVLAERLRRTDQWITELECKENHKPTPSEWTVFRDLIFKGG, from the coding sequence ATGCCCCACGAATCCTTGGATGGACTAAAAATATTTCAGGATTTCACCGAAGAAGAGAGGCGCGAAATCCTGACTCTTACGCAACCTGTCGAGGTAAACAAAGGCGAGCAGATTATCACTCAGGGGCACCACAAGCAGAACTTGTGGTTTATTCTTGAGGGGCGCTGCCAGATCACTCGTCGTACAGAGTCCGGCTGTCAGTTAAATCTAGCCGAGCTGGAACCATTCACCCACTTCGGCGAAATGTCTTTTTTTCATCCGGCCCCCCACTCAGCCGACGTCGTCGCATTGACCGACATGAAACTCCTGCGTTTAACCCGAGAGGCTTTCGACAAGCTCGCCGCCACAGGCTGCGGTTCGGCACTTAAGTTGGTTGTGAACTGCGTCCGAGTGCTGGCTGAGCGACTGCGCCGAACTGACCAATGGATTACGGAGCTTGAATGTAAGGAGAATCACAAGCCGACACCGAGCGAGTGGACCGTGTTTCGTGATTTGATCTTTAAGGGGGGATGA
- a CDS encoding Glu/Leu/Phe/Val family dehydrogenase, which yields MKAFEAVQHYFDRAADQLSLTDNMRTLLMTAKREVQVQIAVERDNGQLQTFIGYRVQHDDSRGPMKGGLRYHHEVDLDEVRSLASLMTWKTAVVNIPYGGAKGGIAVDVHSLSTRERERITRKFVDEIHDIIGPDTDIPAPDMGTGPEEMAWIMNQHNKYHGFNPGVVTGKPVEYYGIPGRGEATGRGVGILALKMLGRLGHKAEKTRVAIQGFGNVGTHAAQFLHESACKVVAISDLSGGYYCESGIDVPAALHHAEVNDRSLAGFAGVEHITNEALLELDVEMLIPAALGGVITSENAPRVRAPLIIEAANAPVRPDADDILTEQGVKILPDILANAGGVTVSYFEWAQNRQYYNWNLDRVRQELDRVLSAAFEEVWDLAQQENVSLRTAAFMLGISRVGRATVLAGIT from the coding sequence ATGAAAGCCTTTGAAGCAGTCCAACACTATTTTGATCGCGCCGCAGACCAACTCTCTCTGACCGACAATATGAGAACTTTGCTGATGACGGCCAAGCGAGAAGTGCAGGTCCAGATTGCTGTGGAGCGGGACAACGGCCAATTGCAGACCTTTATCGGCTATCGCGTACAACACGACGATTCTCGCGGACCGATGAAAGGGGGACTGCGCTATCATCACGAAGTAGACCTCGACGAAGTCAGAAGTCTTGCTTCACTGATGACCTGGAAGACGGCCGTCGTGAATATTCCCTATGGTGGTGCCAAAGGAGGTATTGCGGTCGATGTCCACTCGCTCAGCACACGCGAGCGAGAGCGGATCACGCGCAAATTTGTCGACGAAATCCATGACATCATCGGCCCCGACACCGACATCCCTGCTCCCGACATGGGTACCGGACCTGAAGAAATGGCCTGGATCATGAACCAACACAATAAGTACCACGGTTTTAACCCGGGTGTCGTCACTGGCAAGCCGGTCGAGTATTACGGAATTCCCGGTCGTGGAGAAGCAACTGGACGTGGAGTGGGAATCCTGGCCTTGAAGATGCTTGGTCGCCTGGGTCACAAAGCAGAGAAGACTCGCGTGGCAATCCAAGGCTTTGGAAACGTCGGTACGCACGCTGCCCAATTCTTGCATGAATCCGCCTGCAAGGTGGTCGCCATTAGCGATTTGAGTGGGGGCTACTACTGCGAGTCGGGCATCGATGTTCCCGCAGCACTTCACCATGCGGAGGTGAATGATCGATCGCTGGCCGGCTTTGCGGGAGTGGAGCACATCACTAACGAGGCATTATTGGAACTCGATGTCGAAATGCTGATACCCGCTGCTCTGGGTGGAGTAATTACCTCTGAGAATGCTCCCCGGGTTCGTGCACCATTGATCATCGAGGCTGCCAACGCCCCGGTACGACCTGATGCCGATGATATTCTCACGGAGCAGGGCGTAAAGATCTTGCCAGACATCTTGGCCAATGCGGGCGGTGTGACCGTCAGCTATTTCGAGTGGGCCCAAAACAGGCAGTACTACAACTGGAATCTCGACCGTGTGCGTCAAGAACTCGATCGAGTCTTGTCAGCTGCTTTCGAAGAAGTGTGGGATCTTGCTCAGCAGGAGAATGTCAGCCTCCGCACAGCGGCCTTTATGCTAGGCATCAGTCGAGTGGGCCGAGCCACGGTGCTGGCAGGAATTACCTGA
- a CDS encoding CehA/McbA family metallohydrolase translates to MNYLRSIIVVLSLTAIAHAEKFVLKVVNELGEPLPARIRVRDQTGRDHCPSGSRVIPVGNDKWFVTSGSSELEFPSGKVEVRVEHGLEYQPVKQLVTCEHGQTNRHTVQPKRWINMREQGYLCGENHLHVPLDELAPQLVAEGLDFGTSLQWWNAKLFDTPTVGGYIRNLEFAGVKVPTTVFDYEIEHDWGAVYVIGQPTPLIVENDSAIPNLSLIQKSHKAGSLVCYQGGWSREVLFDALLGVVDVVNVCNNNFLRHAYQPRSKYSNLLDVSGFPTYADNAHDMLRMNCETYYRLLNCGLHLAAGAGSATGAKNTPVGYNRVYVRTAGKDSLQSFIQRWREGRNFATNGPMLLLCIDEQYHPGDTIDFGSKGGIVDTEVVVHSSQPVSEIEVIVNGRVVHTANETELSEKKFRVPIKIEEGAWLAAKCTVEDDLLSDSELATYKWGTDEMPRMPTRLRFAHTSPIYIQVDGHGARVQQSVDEANAMLAAFARFSRENSSAEVLEEIELSLEKARSILGK, encoded by the coding sequence ATGAACTATTTAAGGTCCATAATAGTTGTCCTTAGTCTTACGGCCATAGCTCACGCAGAAAAGTTTGTACTGAAAGTAGTCAATGAATTGGGAGAACCACTCCCGGCTCGAATTCGAGTACGCGACCAAACTGGCAGAGACCATTGTCCATCCGGGAGCCGAGTCATTCCTGTGGGAAATGACAAGTGGTTTGTCACATCTGGGAGTTCAGAGCTCGAATTCCCAAGTGGTAAGGTTGAGGTTCGAGTCGAACATGGACTCGAATACCAACCTGTCAAGCAACTAGTCACCTGCGAACACGGGCAAACGAACCGGCACACCGTTCAGCCTAAGCGTTGGATCAACATGCGTGAACAAGGTTACTTGTGCGGCGAGAACCATCTCCATGTGCCACTCGACGAGCTCGCTCCACAACTTGTCGCCGAGGGACTCGACTTTGGTACGTCCTTGCAATGGTGGAATGCGAAGCTATTTGACACTCCAACGGTCGGAGGATACATCCGCAATCTGGAATTCGCTGGGGTAAAAGTCCCCACGACAGTTTTTGACTATGAGATCGAACACGATTGGGGCGCAGTATATGTGATTGGCCAACCTACTCCACTTATTGTTGAAAATGATTCTGCTATTCCAAATCTATCGCTCATTCAAAAGTCCCACAAAGCAGGCTCACTCGTCTGTTACCAGGGCGGTTGGTCACGTGAAGTACTATTCGATGCACTGCTGGGCGTTGTTGATGTAGTAAATGTATGTAACAACAACTTTCTTAGACATGCTTACCAACCTCGATCAAAGTATTCCAATCTTTTGGATGTGTCCGGTTTTCCTACGTACGCTGACAATGCCCACGATATGCTTCGAATGAATTGCGAAACGTACTATCGTTTATTGAACTGCGGCCTGCATCTTGCCGCCGGAGCTGGTTCCGCCACCGGAGCCAAAAACACTCCAGTCGGTTATAATCGAGTCTATGTTCGTACGGCAGGCAAGGACTCTCTCCAGAGTTTCATACAGCGGTGGAGAGAAGGGCGAAATTTTGCAACCAACGGTCCCATGCTGCTACTTTGCATCGACGAGCAATACCATCCTGGCGATACCATCGATTTCGGGAGTAAAGGTGGGATAGTCGACACGGAAGTTGTTGTTCACTCTTCACAGCCCGTGAGCGAAATTGAGGTGATTGTCAATGGGCGAGTGGTTCATACTGCCAATGAAACGGAGTTGTCTGAAAAAAAGTTTCGAGTCCCGATCAAAATAGAAGAAGGTGCTTGGTTGGCAGCAAAATGTACCGTTGAAGATGATTTGCTGAGTGATTCTGAATTGGCGACTTATAAGTGGGGAACAGATGAAATGCCCAGAATGCCGACTCGCCTCAGGTTCGCTCATACAAGCCCTATCTATATTCAAGTCGATGGGCACGGAGCTCGTGTTCAACAGTCAGTTGACGAAGCAAATGCAATGCTAGCAGCTTTTGCTCGTTTCTCACGCGAAAACTCCTCCGCAGAAGTCCTCGAAGAGATCGAGCTTTCACTGGAAAAGGCAAGGAGTATCTTGGGCAAATAG
- a CDS encoding DUF433 domain-containing protein, translated as MHFPIQADLPPIAESADGVVRITGTRIPLERVVRAFCAGSTPEQIAQDFDVLSLETIHAVINYYLHHRVEVETYLDTAATEQAQTRSEIESQFDPTRVRARLIAKRLSDC; from the coding sequence ATGCATTTTCCTATCCAAGCTGATTTGCCGCCAATAGCAGAATCTGCAGATGGCGTGGTTCGCATTACTGGGACTCGTATTCCGTTGGAACGCGTGGTACGGGCCTTCTGCGCCGGTTCTACGCCGGAGCAAATCGCCCAAGACTTCGACGTCCTGTCACTTGAGACCATTCATGCCGTGATCAACTACTATTTGCATCATCGCGTGGAAGTGGAAACTTATCTGGACACTGCAGCTACTGAGCAGGCTCAGACCCGTAGTGAGATCGAATCCCAATTCGATCCCACACGAGTGCGTGCCCGTCTGATTGCCAAGCGATTGAGTGATTGCTGA
- a CDS encoding 3-keto-disaccharide hydrolase, translating to MPKWCAFCFCTFELIATSLLDADDRYPTFTNIKEAGLDYAVQGEYVGLVGGVLPVAAQVIALGDGVFEGVTFYGGLPGAGWDGGQLSYFKGKTKDGNTQFVGKYGYKLEEKNDYWHATIDHGVLRGSDQSLRNQLNDVSFVLHKVRRESPTVGIQPPKGATVLFDGTNTEAWERAKIIEGDLLDRDAKTRQSFQNHRIHLEFRTPFMPTARGMHRGNSGVFIRNKYEIQIVDSFGWTLVNRRFERNSWVGRCGGIEEILPPEINMCFPPLTWQTYDIEYFMPRYDDQGEQIMPPMMTVALNGVIIHNRRVLPPESEVRDDRDPGPLYLQDHHDQVVFRNIWIVESGSDLSH from the coding sequence ATGCCAAAATGGTGTGCATTCTGTTTTTGCACTTTTGAGTTGATTGCAACGAGTTTACTTGACGCCGATGACCGTTATCCTACGTTCACAAACATCAAAGAGGCAGGACTGGATTATGCAGTTCAAGGTGAATATGTAGGGCTAGTCGGTGGAGTGCTGCCGGTCGCCGCCCAAGTGATTGCCTTAGGAGATGGGGTATTTGAAGGGGTAACGTTTTACGGTGGACTACCGGGAGCGGGGTGGGACGGGGGCCAGCTCAGCTACTTCAAGGGCAAAACGAAGGATGGTAATACACAATTCGTTGGCAAATATGGCTACAAGTTAGAAGAGAAAAATGACTATTGGCACGCAACCATTGATCATGGTGTGTTGCGTGGCAGCGACCAGTCGCTGCGCAACCAACTGAATGACGTCTCTTTTGTACTCCACAAGGTGCGGCGAGAATCGCCGACAGTGGGAATTCAACCTCCCAAAGGTGCCACGGTGCTCTTTGATGGGACAAATACCGAAGCTTGGGAACGTGCCAAGATTATCGAAGGTGACTTACTGGATCGAGACGCCAAAACACGGCAATCTTTCCAGAATCATCGTATACACCTGGAATTTCGCACACCCTTCATGCCGACCGCGCGCGGCATGCATCGAGGCAATAGCGGTGTTTTCATACGAAACAAATATGAAATCCAGATTGTCGATTCCTTTGGCTGGACCCTCGTCAATCGTCGCTTCGAACGCAATTCATGGGTCGGGCGGTGTGGAGGAATCGAAGAGATCTTACCCCCGGAAATCAATATGTGCTTTCCACCTCTCACTTGGCAGACCTACGATATCGAGTATTTCATGCCTCGCTATGACGACCAAGGAGAACAGATAATGCCTCCGATGATGACTGTAGCACTCAATGGCGTGATCATTCACAACCGTCGGGTACTGCCACCTGAGTCCGAAGTTCGAGACGATCGCGATCCAGGACCTCTTTATCTCCAAGATCATCACGACCAAGTTGTGTTTCGCAATATCTGGATCGTAGAATCAGGGAGTGATTTGTCGCATTAG
- a CDS encoding TerC family protein yields the protein MEELFTTHSMLSLATLTILEIVLGIDNIVFLAILTGKLPEKKQPRARTIGLMLAALGRIALLFAISWIITLDKTVLFELPFNLNTGNNLHGGEAGAVASTTPITMKSLVLLLGGLFLVGKATWEIGHQLDPHDESSGPRAATSFTAVLIQILLIDLVFSLDSVLTAVGMVRPEDYSEHWVPMSIMVTAVLVSIAVMLAFSGPVSDFVNQHPSVKMLALAFLILIGVVLIAEALSTHIPRGYIYSSMAFSLFVEMLNLRASRAKVRSSGA from the coding sequence ATGGAAGAACTCTTTACGACTCACTCGATGTTGTCCCTGGCGACCCTGACGATCCTGGAGATCGTGCTGGGAATCGACAATATTGTGTTTCTGGCAATCCTCACCGGGAAGCTCCCCGAGAAAAAACAACCGCGGGCACGCACTATCGGGCTGATGCTGGCTGCGTTGGGAAGAATCGCCCTGCTGTTTGCCATTTCGTGGATCATCACCCTCGACAAGACGGTACTGTTTGAACTGCCGTTCAACCTCAATACGGGAAACAACCTCCACGGCGGCGAGGCAGGAGCTGTCGCCTCAACGACTCCGATCACCATGAAAAGCCTCGTACTACTATTAGGAGGCTTGTTCCTCGTTGGAAAAGCCACCTGGGAAATCGGTCACCAACTGGACCCCCACGATGAGAGCTCTGGTCCCCGAGCTGCCACAAGCTTCACTGCGGTATTGATCCAGATACTCCTGATTGACCTCGTTTTTTCCCTCGACTCGGTACTGACTGCCGTCGGGATGGTTCGTCCAGAAGATTACTCAGAACATTGGGTCCCCATGTCGATCATGGTCACTGCGGTACTTGTCTCCATCGCAGTCATGCTGGCCTTCAGCGGACCCGTCTCAGATTTCGTTAACCAACACCCCAGCGTGAAAATGCTCGCGTTGGCATTCTTAATATTGATTGGAGTCGTACTGATCGCTGAAGCACTAAGTACCCACATTCCGCGTGGCTACATTTATTCCTCGATGGCATTCTCGCTCTTTGTGGAAATGCTCAACCTGCGCGCCTCGAGAGCCAAGGTACGAAGCTCGGGTGCGTAA
- a CDS encoding FG-GAP repeat domain-containing protein: MVNRYSWFMFVSVLSLWMLCSGINVFSDEVEGPLWPAHIIDNSSDGADGVKLGDINGDKLPDIVTGWEEGGITRVCFHPGKVNVHKPWPAVTVGHTLNVEDAISVDLDGDGALDVVSCCEGTERSIFVHWAPQDLRQRIDPQKWQQAVIPASENQMQWMFAWGMQVDGKHGVDLVAGGKNNNAEVGWFESPSTARNLTKFQWHTISPVGWLMSLWQRDMNGDGYSDLVISDRYGEMRGCRWLENPGPGPAQGQPWQNHFIGGRDREILSMCLVDLDQDGLEDVVSAEVASRILYLRRLDGTGDRWEPREIHIRGDVGHSRAVACGDLNSDGRLDIALTTADCSGKHAVVWLECEGSPLEDRWRTHAISGTDAGDKYDRLELLDLDLDGDLDLLTCEERQGGHGLGVLWYENPYKSPQKRYFPCHCLQIFRRIVCK, translated from the coding sequence GTGGTAAACCGATATTCTTGGTTTATGTTTGTGTCAGTATTGTCGCTCTGGATGTTATGCTCAGGCATCAACGTATTCTCGGACGAAGTGGAAGGTCCTCTTTGGCCAGCCCATATCATAGACAACTCTTCCGATGGTGCAGACGGTGTCAAGCTTGGAGACATAAACGGTGATAAACTCCCAGATATCGTCACTGGCTGGGAAGAAGGTGGAATTACGCGAGTTTGTTTCCATCCTGGTAAGGTAAATGTGCATAAACCATGGCCGGCTGTGACTGTGGGTCACACACTGAATGTGGAAGACGCGATCTCGGTGGATTTGGATGGAGACGGTGCGCTGGATGTTGTCAGTTGTTGTGAAGGAACAGAGCGATCTATCTTTGTGCATTGGGCGCCCCAAGACCTCCGCCAGCGGATAGATCCTCAAAAGTGGCAGCAAGCAGTGATCCCGGCCTCCGAGAATCAAATGCAATGGATGTTCGCTTGGGGAATGCAAGTTGATGGAAAACACGGTGTCGACCTCGTCGCGGGCGGCAAGAACAATAACGCCGAGGTCGGTTGGTTTGAGTCGCCTTCGACAGCGCGCAATTTAACCAAATTTCAGTGGCATACGATTTCTCCAGTGGGCTGGCTGATGTCGCTCTGGCAGCGAGATATGAACGGCGATGGTTACTCGGACCTAGTGATCTCTGATCGTTATGGTGAAATGCGCGGTTGTCGTTGGCTGGAGAATCCGGGTCCAGGTCCTGCTCAGGGACAACCGTGGCAGAACCATTTTATCGGAGGCCGTGACAGGGAAATATTGAGCATGTGTTTGGTCGATTTAGATCAGGATGGGCTGGAGGATGTTGTTTCAGCAGAGGTTGCGTCTCGAATTCTCTATCTACGGCGATTGGATGGCACGGGAGATCGCTGGGAACCTCGCGAGATCCATATTCGAGGCGACGTAGGACACAGTCGGGCGGTGGCCTGCGGCGATCTGAATAGCGATGGCCGCCTGGACATTGCACTTACCACCGCTGATTGCTCAGGCAAACATGCCGTCGTTTGGCTCGAATGTGAAGGCTCACCGCTTGAAGACCGTTGGCGGACGCACGCCATCAGCGGCACTGACGCGGGAGACAAATACGATCGCCTGGAACTGTTGGATCTGGATCTCGATGGCGATCTCGACCTTTTGACTTGCGAAGAACGTCAAGGTGGACATGGACTGGGTGTTTTGTGGTATGAGAATCCTTACAAGTCACCTCAAAAGAGATACTTTCCATGTCATTGCTTGCAGATTTTTCGCAGGATTGTTTGTAAGTAG
- the hisC gene encoding histidinol-phosphate transaminase produces the protein MEYVRSNIQAMDGYTPGEQPQGGKFIKLNTNENPYPCSPKVKAAIGRVCQTGLQRYPDPAATAFRRQLCELLTGELPDISPEWILCGNGSDDILTIITRTFVDTGDVIRYPNPSYVLYKSLADIQGAEVDVANYQSDWSLPPEFSEPQDRLKLALLANPNSPSGTIVPAAAVAEIADALPCPLVVDEAYVDFADANCLALVAENEKIMVTRTLSKSYALAGLRFGYVVAQPQIISELAKVKDSYNCDALSIAGATAAIEDQAWLAENRAAILATRERLTNELRSLGFECVDSQANFVWCRHPRHDSAQLYRDLKSVGVLVRYMNYPHWGEGLRITVGTDDQIEAFLAILHPLLH, from the coding sequence GTGGAATACGTTCGATCAAACATTCAAGCAATGGACGGCTACACTCCCGGCGAACAACCGCAAGGGGGCAAGTTCATCAAACTCAATACCAATGAGAATCCCTATCCTTGCTCACCAAAGGTCAAGGCAGCCATCGGACGAGTTTGCCAGACGGGACTTCAGCGCTATCCGGACCCTGCCGCTACCGCATTTCGCAGGCAGCTCTGTGAATTGCTCACGGGGGAACTGCCGGACATTTCCCCCGAGTGGATTCTCTGTGGCAATGGCAGTGACGACATTCTCACGATCATCACCCGAACGTTTGTCGACACGGGGGACGTAATCCGCTACCCCAACCCCAGCTACGTCCTTTACAAGTCGCTCGCTGATATTCAGGGTGCTGAAGTCGACGTCGCAAATTACCAGTCCGATTGGTCTCTCCCCCCGGAGTTTTCTGAACCTCAGGATCGACTAAAGCTCGCCTTGCTTGCCAATCCAAATAGTCCCTCGGGCACCATCGTCCCAGCGGCAGCGGTAGCAGAAATAGCCGACGCCCTCCCCTGCCCTCTGGTCGTCGACGAGGCCTACGTCGATTTCGCCGACGCCAATTGTCTTGCTCTCGTGGCAGAAAACGAGAAGATCATGGTCACCCGCACCTTGAGCAAGTCCTACGCCCTGGCCGGCCTGCGGTTTGGCTATGTTGTCGCCCAGCCACAGATCATCAGCGAATTGGCAAAGGTGAAAGATTCCTACAACTGCGACGCGCTGTCCATCGCGGGAGCCACTGCCGCCATCGAAGATCAGGCCTGGCTCGCAGAAAACCGTGCGGCAATCCTTGCCACACGAGAGCGACTCACCAACGAACTTCGCAGCCTGGGTTTTGAATGTGTCGATTCGCAGGCGAATTTTGTGTGGTGCCGACATCCCCGCCATGACAGCGCCCAGCTCTATCGTGATTTGAAATCGGTCGGCGTGCTGGTCCGCTACATGAACTATCCCCATTGGGGTGAGGGTCTTCGCATCACGGTCGGCACCGACGATCAAATCGAAGCCTTTTTGGCAATCTTGCATCCCCTTTTGCATTAA